A genomic window from Macaca mulatta isolate MMU2019108-1 chromosome 19, T2T-MMU8v2.0, whole genome shotgun sequence includes:
- the NLRP12 gene encoding NACHT, LRR and PYD domains-containing protein 12 isoform X34, with amino-acid sequence MEDRNARLGECVNLSHRYTRLLLVKEHSNPMQAQQQLLDIGRGHTRTVGHQASPIKIETLFEPDEERPEPPRAVVMQGVAGIGKSMLAHKVMLDWADGKLFQGRFDYLFYINCREMNQSDTECSMQDLISSCWPEPSAPLQELVRVPERLLFIIDGFDELKPSFHDPQGPWCLCWAEKRPTELLLNSLIRKKLLPELSLLVTTRPTALEKLHRLLEHPRHVEILGFSEAERKEYFYKYFHDTEQAGQVFNYVRDNEPLFTMCFVPLVCWVVCTCLQQQLEGGGLLKQTSRTTTAVYMLYLLSLMQPKLRTARLQPPPNQRGLCSLAADGLWNQKILFEEQDLRKHGLDGADVSAFLNMNIFQKDINCERYYSFIHLSFQEFFAAMYYILDDGERGAGPDQDVIRLLTEYGFSERSFLALTIRFLFGLLNEETRSYLENSLCWKVSPHIKRELLQWIRSKAQSDGSTLQQGSLEFFSCLYEIQEEEFIQQALSHFQVIVVSNIASKMEHMVCSFCVKNCRSAQVLHLYGATYSADGEDRARCSAGAHTLLVQLPERTILLDAYSEHLAAALCTNPNLVELSLYRNALGSRGVKLLCQGLRHPSCKLQNLRLKRCRISSSACEDLSAALIANKNLTRMDLSGNGVGFPGMMLLCEGLRHPQCRLQMIQLKICHLTAAACEELASTLSVNHSLRELDLSLNELGDPGVLLLCESLRHPTCKLQTLRLCICRLGSAACEGLSAVLQVNHHLRELDLSFNDLGDWGLWLLAEGLQHPTCRLQKLLDSCGLTAKACKNLYFTLGINQTLTELYLTNNALGDTGVRLLCKRLNHPGCKLRVLWLFGMDLNKMTHSRLAALRVTKPYLDIGC; translated from the exons ATGGAAGACCGCAATGCACGCCTAGGGGAATGTGTCAACCTCAGCCATCGGTACACCCGGCTCCTGCTGGTGAAGGAGCACTCAAACCCCATGCAGGCCCAGCAGCAGCTTCTGGACATAGGCCGGGGACACACGAGGACTGTGGGACACCAGGCCAGCCCCATCAAAATAGAGACCCTCTTTGAACCAGACGAGGAGCGCCCCGAGCCACCACGCGCTGTGGTCATGCAAGGCGTGGCAGGGATAGGCAAGTCCATGCTGGCACACAAGGTGATGCTGGACTGGGCGGACGGGAAGCTCTTCCAAGGCAGATTTGATTATCTCTTCTACATCAACTGCAGGGAGATGAACCAGAGTGACACGGAATGCAGCatgcaagacctcatctccagcTGCTGGCCCGAGCCCAGCGCGCCTCTCCAGGAGCTCGTCCGAGTTCCTGAGCGCCTCCTTTTCATCATCGACGGCTTCGATGAGCTCAAGCCTTCTTTCCACGATCCTCAGGGACCCTGGTGCCTCTGCTGGGCGGAGAAACGGCCCACGGAGCTGCTTCTTAACAGCTTAATTCGGAAGAAGCTGCTCCCTGAGCTATCTTTGCTGGTCACCACGCGGCCCACGGCTTTGGAGAAGCTCCACCGTCTGCTGGAGCACCCCAGGCACGTGGAGATCCTGGGCTTCTCTGAGGCAGAAAGGAAGGAGTACTTCTACAAGTATTTCCACGACACAGAGCAGGCGGGCCAAGTCTTCAATTATGTGAGGGACAACGAGCCTCTCTTCACCATGTGCTTCGTCCCCCTGGTGTGCTGGGTGGTGTGTACCTGCCTCCAGCAGCAGCTGGAGGGTGGGGGGCTGTTGAAACAGACATCCAGGACCACCACTGCGGTGTACATGCTCTACCTGCTCAGTCTGATGCAACCCAAGCTCAGGACCGCACGCCTCCAGCCCCCACCCAACCAGAGAGGGTTGTGCTCCTTGGCGGCAGATGGGCTCTGGAACCAGAAAATCCTATTTGAGGAGCAGGACCTTCGGAAGCATGGCCTAGATGGGGCGGATGTCTCTGCCTTCCTCAACATGAACATCTTCCAGAAGGACATTAACTGTGAGAGGTACTACAGCTTCATCCACTTGAGTTTCCAGGAATTCTTTGCAGCTATGTACTATATCCTGGATGACGGGGAGCGTGGGGCAGGCCCAGACCAGGACGTGATCAGGCTGTTGACCGAGTATGGGTTTTCTGAAAGGAGCTTCCTGGCACTCACCATCCGCTTCCTGTTTGGACTCCTGAACGAGGAGACCAGGAGCTATCTGGAGAACAGTCTATGCTGGAAGGTATCACCGCACATCAAGAGGGAACTGTTGCAGTGGATCCGAAGCAAAGCTCAGAGCGACGGCTCCACCCTGCAGCAGGGCTCCTTGGAGTTCTTCAGCTGCTTGTACGAGATCCAGGAGGAGGAGTTTATCCAGCAGGCCCTGAGCCACTTCCAGGTAATCGTGGTCAGCAACATCGCCTCCAAGATGGAGCACATGGTCTGCTCCTTCTGTGTGAAGAACTGCAGGAGCGCCCAGGTGCTGCACTTGTATGGCGCCACCTACAGCGCTGACGGGGAAGACCGCGCGAGGTGCTCTGCAGGAGCACACACGCTGCTGGTGCAGCT ACCAGAGAGGACCATTCTGCTGGACGCCTACAGTGAACATCTGGCAGCGGCCCTATGCACCAATCCAAACCTGGTAGAGCTGTCTCTGTACCGGAATGCCCTGGGCAGCCGGGGGGTGAAGCTTCTCTGTCAAGGACTCAGACACCCCAGCTGCAAACTTCAGAACCTGAG GCTGAAGAGGTGCCGCATCTCCAGCTCAGCCTGTGAGGACCTCTCTGCAGCTCTCATAGCCAATAAGAATTTAACAAGGATGGATCTCAGTGGCAATGGTGTTGGATTCCCAGGCATGATGCTGCTTTGTGAGGGCCTGCGGCATCCCCAGTGCAGGCTGCAGATGATTCA GCTGAAGATCTGCCACCTCACTGCTGCCGCCTGTGAAGAGCTGGCCTCAACTCTCAGTGTGAACCACAGCCTGAGAGAGCTGGACCTGAGCCTGAATGAGCTGGGGGACCCCGGGGTGCTGCTGCTGTGTGAGAGCCTCAGGCATCCCACGTGCAAGCTCCAGACCCTCCG GTTGTGCATCTGCCGGCTGGGCTCTGCCGCCTGTGAGGGTCTTTCTGCGGTGCTCCAGGTCAACCACCACCTTCGGGAGCTGGACTTGAGTTTCAACGACCTGGGAGACTGGGGCCTGTGGTTGCTGGCTGAGGGGCTGCAACATCCCACCTGCAGACTCCAGAAACT GCTGGATAGCTGTGGCCTCACGGCCAAGGCTTGTAAGAATCTTTACTTCACCCTGGGGATCAACCAGACCTTGACCGAGCTTTATCTGACCAACAACGCCCTAGGGGACACAGGTGTCCGACTGCTTTGCAAGCGGCTGAACCATCCTGGCTGCAAGCTCCGAGTTCTCTG GTTATTTGGGATGGACCTGAATAAAATGACCCACAGTAGGTTGGCAGCGCTTCGAGTCACAAAACCTTATTTGGACATTGGCTGCTGA
- the NLRP12 gene encoding NACHT, LRR and PYD domains-containing protein 12 isoform X26, translated as MEDRNARLGECVNLSHRYTRLLLVKEHSNPMQAQQQLLDIGRGHTRTVGHQASPIKIETLFEPDEERPEPPRAVVMQGVAGIGKSMLAHKVMLDWADGKLFQGRFDYLFYINCREMNQSDTECSMQDLISSCWPEPSAPLQELVRVPERLLFIIDGFDELKPSFHDPQGPWCLCWAEKRPTELLLNSLIRKKLLPELSLLVTTRPTALEKLHRLLEHPRHVEILGFSEAERKEYFYKYFHDTEQAGQVFNYVRDNEPLFTMCFVPLVCWVVCTCLQQQLEGGGLLKQTSRTTTAVYMLYLLSLMQPKLRTARLQPPPNQRGLCSLAADGLWNQKILFEEQDLRKHGLDGADVSAFLNMNIFQKDINCERYYSFIHLSFQEFFAAMYYILDDGERGAGPDQDVIRLLTEYGFSERSFLALTIRFLFGLLNEETRSYLENSLCWKVSPHIKRELLQWIRSKAQSDGSTLQQGSLEFFSCLYEIQEEEFIQQALSHFQVIVVSNIASKMEHMVCSFCVKNCRSAQVLHLYGATYSADGEDRARCSAGAHTLLVQLPERTILLDAYSEHLAAALCTNPNLVELSLYRNALGSRGVKLLCQGLRHPSCKLQNLRLKRCRISSSACEDLSAALIANKNLTRMDLSGNGVGFPGMMLLCEGLRHPQCRLQMIQLRKCQLESGACQELASVLSTNPHLVELDLTGNALEDLGLRLLCQGLRHPVCRLRTLWLKICHLTAAACEELASTLSVNHSLRELDLSLNELGDPGVLLLCESLRHPTCKLQTLRLCICRLGSAACEGLSAVLQVNHHLRELDLSFNDLGDWGLWLLAEGLQHPTCRLQKLLDSCGLTAKACKNLYFTLGINQTLTELYLTNNALGDTGVRLLCKRLNHPGCKLRVLWLFGMDLNKMTHSRLAALRVTKPYLDIGC; from the exons ATGGAAGACCGCAATGCACGCCTAGGGGAATGTGTCAACCTCAGCCATCGGTACACCCGGCTCCTGCTGGTGAAGGAGCACTCAAACCCCATGCAGGCCCAGCAGCAGCTTCTGGACATAGGCCGGGGACACACGAGGACTGTGGGACACCAGGCCAGCCCCATCAAAATAGAGACCCTCTTTGAACCAGACGAGGAGCGCCCCGAGCCACCACGCGCTGTGGTCATGCAAGGCGTGGCAGGGATAGGCAAGTCCATGCTGGCACACAAGGTGATGCTGGACTGGGCGGACGGGAAGCTCTTCCAAGGCAGATTTGATTATCTCTTCTACATCAACTGCAGGGAGATGAACCAGAGTGACACGGAATGCAGCatgcaagacctcatctccagcTGCTGGCCCGAGCCCAGCGCGCCTCTCCAGGAGCTCGTCCGAGTTCCTGAGCGCCTCCTTTTCATCATCGACGGCTTCGATGAGCTCAAGCCTTCTTTCCACGATCCTCAGGGACCCTGGTGCCTCTGCTGGGCGGAGAAACGGCCCACGGAGCTGCTTCTTAACAGCTTAATTCGGAAGAAGCTGCTCCCTGAGCTATCTTTGCTGGTCACCACGCGGCCCACGGCTTTGGAGAAGCTCCACCGTCTGCTGGAGCACCCCAGGCACGTGGAGATCCTGGGCTTCTCTGAGGCAGAAAGGAAGGAGTACTTCTACAAGTATTTCCACGACACAGAGCAGGCGGGCCAAGTCTTCAATTATGTGAGGGACAACGAGCCTCTCTTCACCATGTGCTTCGTCCCCCTGGTGTGCTGGGTGGTGTGTACCTGCCTCCAGCAGCAGCTGGAGGGTGGGGGGCTGTTGAAACAGACATCCAGGACCACCACTGCGGTGTACATGCTCTACCTGCTCAGTCTGATGCAACCCAAGCTCAGGACCGCACGCCTCCAGCCCCCACCCAACCAGAGAGGGTTGTGCTCCTTGGCGGCAGATGGGCTCTGGAACCAGAAAATCCTATTTGAGGAGCAGGACCTTCGGAAGCATGGCCTAGATGGGGCGGATGTCTCTGCCTTCCTCAACATGAACATCTTCCAGAAGGACATTAACTGTGAGAGGTACTACAGCTTCATCCACTTGAGTTTCCAGGAATTCTTTGCAGCTATGTACTATATCCTGGATGACGGGGAGCGTGGGGCAGGCCCAGACCAGGACGTGATCAGGCTGTTGACCGAGTATGGGTTTTCTGAAAGGAGCTTCCTGGCACTCACCATCCGCTTCCTGTTTGGACTCCTGAACGAGGAGACCAGGAGCTATCTGGAGAACAGTCTATGCTGGAAGGTATCACCGCACATCAAGAGGGAACTGTTGCAGTGGATCCGAAGCAAAGCTCAGAGCGACGGCTCCACCCTGCAGCAGGGCTCCTTGGAGTTCTTCAGCTGCTTGTACGAGATCCAGGAGGAGGAGTTTATCCAGCAGGCCCTGAGCCACTTCCAGGTAATCGTGGTCAGCAACATCGCCTCCAAGATGGAGCACATGGTCTGCTCCTTCTGTGTGAAGAACTGCAGGAGCGCCCAGGTGCTGCACTTGTATGGCGCCACCTACAGCGCTGACGGGGAAGACCGCGCGAGGTGCTCTGCAGGAGCACACACGCTGCTGGTGCAGCT ACCAGAGAGGACCATTCTGCTGGACGCCTACAGTGAACATCTGGCAGCGGCCCTATGCACCAATCCAAACCTGGTAGAGCTGTCTCTGTACCGGAATGCCCTGGGCAGCCGGGGGGTGAAGCTTCTCTGTCAAGGACTCAGACACCCCAGCTGCAAACTTCAGAACCTGAG GCTGAAGAGGTGCCGCATCTCCAGCTCAGCCTGTGAGGACCTCTCTGCAGCTCTCATAGCCAATAAGAATTTAACAAGGATGGATCTCAGTGGCAATGGTGTTGGATTCCCAGGCATGATGCTGCTTTGTGAGGGCCTGCGGCATCCCCAGTGCAGGCTGCAGATGATTCA GTTGAGGAAGTGTCAGCTGGAGTCCGGGGCTTGTCAAGAGTTGGCTTCTGTGCTCAGCACCAACCCACATCTGGTTGAGTTGGACCTGACAGGAAATGCACTGGAGGATTTGGGCCTGAGGTTACTGTGCCAGGGACTGAGGCACCCAGTCTGCAGACTACGGACTTTGTG GCTGAAGATCTGCCACCTCACTGCTGCCGCCTGTGAAGAGCTGGCCTCAACTCTCAGTGTGAACCACAGCCTGAGAGAGCTGGACCTGAGCCTGAATGAGCTGGGGGACCCCGGGGTGCTGCTGCTGTGTGAGAGCCTCAGGCATCCCACGTGCAAGCTCCAGACCCTCCG GTTGTGCATCTGCCGGCTGGGCTCTGCCGCCTGTGAGGGTCTTTCTGCGGTGCTCCAGGTCAACCACCACCTTCGGGAGCTGGACTTGAGTTTCAACGACCTGGGAGACTGGGGCCTGTGGTTGCTGGCTGAGGGGCTGCAACATCCCACCTGCAGACTCCAGAAACT GCTGGATAGCTGTGGCCTCACGGCCAAGGCTTGTAAGAATCTTTACTTCACCCTGGGGATCAACCAGACCTTGACCGAGCTTTATCTGACCAACAACGCCCTAGGGGACACAGGTGTCCGACTGCTTTGCAAGCGGCTGAACCATCCTGGCTGCAAGCTCCGAGTTCTCTG GTTATTTGGGATGGACCTGAATAAAATGACCCACAGTAGGTTGGCAGCGCTTCGAGTCACAAAACCTTATTTGGACATTGGCTGCTGA
- the NLRP12 gene encoding NACHT, LRR and PYD domains-containing protein 12 isoform X33 has protein sequence MEDRNARLGECVNLSHRYTRLLLVKEHSNPMQAQQQLLDIGRGHTRTVGHQASPIKIETLFEPDEERPEPPRAVVMQGVAGIGKSMLAHKVMLDWADGKLFQGRFDYLFYINCREMNQSDTECSMQDLISSCWPEPSAPLQELVRVPERLLFIIDGFDELKPSFHDPQGPWCLCWAEKRPTELLLNSLIRKKLLPELSLLVTTRPTALEKLHRLLEHPRHVEILGFSEAERKEYFYKYFHDTEQAGQVFNYVRDNEPLFTMCFVPLVCWVVCTCLQQQLEGGGLLKQTSRTTTAVYMLYLLSLMQPKLRTARLQPPPNQRGLCSLAADGLWNQKILFEEQDLRKHGLDGADVSAFLNMNIFQKDINCERYYSFIHLSFQEFFAAMYYILDDGERGAGPDQDVIRLLTEYGFSERSFLALTIRFLFGLLNEETRSYLENSLCWKVSPHIKRELLQWIRSKAQSDGSTLQQGSLEFFSCLYEIQEEEFIQQALSHFQVIVVSNIASKMEHMVCSFCVKNCRSAQVLHLYGATYSADGEDRARCSAGAHTLLVQLPERTILLDAYSEHLAAALCTNPNLVELSLYRNALGSRGVKLLCQGLRHPSCKLQNLRLKRCRISSSACEDLSAALIANKNLTRMDLSGNGVGFPGMMLLCEGLRHPQCRLQMIQLKICHLTAAACEELASTLSVNHSLRELDLSLNELGDPGVLLLCESLRHPTCKLQTLRLCICRLGSAACEGLSAVLQVNHHLRELDLSFNDLGDWGLWLLAEGLQHPTCRLQKLWLDSCGLTAKACKNLYFTLGINQTLTELYLTNNALGDTGVRLLCKRLNHPGCKLRVLWLFGMDLNKMTHSRLAALRVTKPYLDIGC, from the exons ATGGAAGACCGCAATGCACGCCTAGGGGAATGTGTCAACCTCAGCCATCGGTACACCCGGCTCCTGCTGGTGAAGGAGCACTCAAACCCCATGCAGGCCCAGCAGCAGCTTCTGGACATAGGCCGGGGACACACGAGGACTGTGGGACACCAGGCCAGCCCCATCAAAATAGAGACCCTCTTTGAACCAGACGAGGAGCGCCCCGAGCCACCACGCGCTGTGGTCATGCAAGGCGTGGCAGGGATAGGCAAGTCCATGCTGGCACACAAGGTGATGCTGGACTGGGCGGACGGGAAGCTCTTCCAAGGCAGATTTGATTATCTCTTCTACATCAACTGCAGGGAGATGAACCAGAGTGACACGGAATGCAGCatgcaagacctcatctccagcTGCTGGCCCGAGCCCAGCGCGCCTCTCCAGGAGCTCGTCCGAGTTCCTGAGCGCCTCCTTTTCATCATCGACGGCTTCGATGAGCTCAAGCCTTCTTTCCACGATCCTCAGGGACCCTGGTGCCTCTGCTGGGCGGAGAAACGGCCCACGGAGCTGCTTCTTAACAGCTTAATTCGGAAGAAGCTGCTCCCTGAGCTATCTTTGCTGGTCACCACGCGGCCCACGGCTTTGGAGAAGCTCCACCGTCTGCTGGAGCACCCCAGGCACGTGGAGATCCTGGGCTTCTCTGAGGCAGAAAGGAAGGAGTACTTCTACAAGTATTTCCACGACACAGAGCAGGCGGGCCAAGTCTTCAATTATGTGAGGGACAACGAGCCTCTCTTCACCATGTGCTTCGTCCCCCTGGTGTGCTGGGTGGTGTGTACCTGCCTCCAGCAGCAGCTGGAGGGTGGGGGGCTGTTGAAACAGACATCCAGGACCACCACTGCGGTGTACATGCTCTACCTGCTCAGTCTGATGCAACCCAAGCTCAGGACCGCACGCCTCCAGCCCCCACCCAACCAGAGAGGGTTGTGCTCCTTGGCGGCAGATGGGCTCTGGAACCAGAAAATCCTATTTGAGGAGCAGGACCTTCGGAAGCATGGCCTAGATGGGGCGGATGTCTCTGCCTTCCTCAACATGAACATCTTCCAGAAGGACATTAACTGTGAGAGGTACTACAGCTTCATCCACTTGAGTTTCCAGGAATTCTTTGCAGCTATGTACTATATCCTGGATGACGGGGAGCGTGGGGCAGGCCCAGACCAGGACGTGATCAGGCTGTTGACCGAGTATGGGTTTTCTGAAAGGAGCTTCCTGGCACTCACCATCCGCTTCCTGTTTGGACTCCTGAACGAGGAGACCAGGAGCTATCTGGAGAACAGTCTATGCTGGAAGGTATCACCGCACATCAAGAGGGAACTGTTGCAGTGGATCCGAAGCAAAGCTCAGAGCGACGGCTCCACCCTGCAGCAGGGCTCCTTGGAGTTCTTCAGCTGCTTGTACGAGATCCAGGAGGAGGAGTTTATCCAGCAGGCCCTGAGCCACTTCCAGGTAATCGTGGTCAGCAACATCGCCTCCAAGATGGAGCACATGGTCTGCTCCTTCTGTGTGAAGAACTGCAGGAGCGCCCAGGTGCTGCACTTGTATGGCGCCACCTACAGCGCTGACGGGGAAGACCGCGCGAGGTGCTCTGCAGGAGCACACACGCTGCTGGTGCAGCT ACCAGAGAGGACCATTCTGCTGGACGCCTACAGTGAACATCTGGCAGCGGCCCTATGCACCAATCCAAACCTGGTAGAGCTGTCTCTGTACCGGAATGCCCTGGGCAGCCGGGGGGTGAAGCTTCTCTGTCAAGGACTCAGACACCCCAGCTGCAAACTTCAGAACCTGAG GCTGAAGAGGTGCCGCATCTCCAGCTCAGCCTGTGAGGACCTCTCTGCAGCTCTCATAGCCAATAAGAATTTAACAAGGATGGATCTCAGTGGCAATGGTGTTGGATTCCCAGGCATGATGCTGCTTTGTGAGGGCCTGCGGCATCCCCAGTGCAGGCTGCAGATGATTCA GCTGAAGATCTGCCACCTCACTGCTGCCGCCTGTGAAGAGCTGGCCTCAACTCTCAGTGTGAACCACAGCCTGAGAGAGCTGGACCTGAGCCTGAATGAGCTGGGGGACCCCGGGGTGCTGCTGCTGTGTGAGAGCCTCAGGCATCCCACGTGCAAGCTCCAGACCCTCCG GTTGTGCATCTGCCGGCTGGGCTCTGCCGCCTGTGAGGGTCTTTCTGCGGTGCTCCAGGTCAACCACCACCTTCGGGAGCTGGACTTGAGTTTCAACGACCTGGGAGACTGGGGCCTGTGGTTGCTGGCTGAGGGGCTGCAACATCCCACCTGCAGACTCCAGAAACTGTG GCTGGATAGCTGTGGCCTCACGGCCAAGGCTTGTAAGAATCTTTACTTCACCCTGGGGATCAACCAGACCTTGACCGAGCTTTATCTGACCAACAACGCCCTAGGGGACACAGGTGTCCGACTGCTTTGCAAGCGGCTGAACCATCCTGGCTGCAAGCTCCGAGTTCTCTG GTTATTTGGGATGGACCTGAATAAAATGACCCACAGTAGGTTGGCAGCGCTTCGAGTCACAAAACCTTATTTGGACATTGGCTGCTGA
- the NLRP12 gene encoding NACHT, LRR and PYD domains-containing protein 12 isoform X24, producing the protein MEDRNARLGECVNLSHRYTRLLLVKEHSNPMQAQQQLLDIGRGHTRTVGHQASPIKIETLFEPDEERPEPPRAVVMQGVAGIGKSMLAHKVMLDWADGKLFQGRFDYLFYINCREMNQSDTECSMQDLISSCWPEPSAPLQELVRVPERLLFIIDGFDELKPSFHDPQGPWCLCWAEKRPTELLLNSLIRKKLLPELSLLVTTRPTALEKLHRLLEHPRHVEILGFSEAERKEYFYKYFHDTEQAGQVFNYVRDNEPLFTMCFVPLVCWVVCTCLQQQLEGGGLLKQTSRTTTAVYMLYLLSLMQPKLRTARLQPPPNQRGLCSLAADGLWNQKILFEEQDLRKHGLDGADVSAFLNMNIFQKDINCERYYSFIHLSFQEFFAAMYYILDDGERGAGPDQDVIRLLTEYGFSERSFLALTIRFLFGLLNEETRSYLENSLCWKVSPHIKRELLQWIRSKAQSDGSTLQQGSLEFFSCLYEIQEEEFIQQALSHFQVIVVSNIASKMEHMVCSFCVKNCRSAQVLHLYGATYSADGEDRARCSAGAHTLLVQLPERTILLDAYSEHLAAALCTNPNLVELSLYRNALGSRGVKLLCQGLRHPSCKLQNLRLKRCRISSSACEDLSAALIANKNLTRMDLSGNGVGFPGMMLLCEGLRHPQCRLQMIQLRKCQLESGACQELASVLSTNPHLVELDLTGNALEDLGLRLLCQGLRHPVCRLRTLWLKICHLTAAACEELASTLSVNHSLRELDLSLNELGDPGVLLLCESLRHPTCKLQTLRLCICRLGSAACEGLSAVLQVNHHLRELDLSFNDLGDWGLWLLAEGLQHPTCRLQKLWLDSCGLTAKACKNLYFTLGINQTLTELYLTNNALGDTGVRLLCKRLNHPGCKLRVLWLFGMDLNKMTHSRLAALRVTKPYLDIGC; encoded by the exons ATGGAAGACCGCAATGCACGCCTAGGGGAATGTGTCAACCTCAGCCATCGGTACACCCGGCTCCTGCTGGTGAAGGAGCACTCAAACCCCATGCAGGCCCAGCAGCAGCTTCTGGACATAGGCCGGGGACACACGAGGACTGTGGGACACCAGGCCAGCCCCATCAAAATAGAGACCCTCTTTGAACCAGACGAGGAGCGCCCCGAGCCACCACGCGCTGTGGTCATGCAAGGCGTGGCAGGGATAGGCAAGTCCATGCTGGCACACAAGGTGATGCTGGACTGGGCGGACGGGAAGCTCTTCCAAGGCAGATTTGATTATCTCTTCTACATCAACTGCAGGGAGATGAACCAGAGTGACACGGAATGCAGCatgcaagacctcatctccagcTGCTGGCCCGAGCCCAGCGCGCCTCTCCAGGAGCTCGTCCGAGTTCCTGAGCGCCTCCTTTTCATCATCGACGGCTTCGATGAGCTCAAGCCTTCTTTCCACGATCCTCAGGGACCCTGGTGCCTCTGCTGGGCGGAGAAACGGCCCACGGAGCTGCTTCTTAACAGCTTAATTCGGAAGAAGCTGCTCCCTGAGCTATCTTTGCTGGTCACCACGCGGCCCACGGCTTTGGAGAAGCTCCACCGTCTGCTGGAGCACCCCAGGCACGTGGAGATCCTGGGCTTCTCTGAGGCAGAAAGGAAGGAGTACTTCTACAAGTATTTCCACGACACAGAGCAGGCGGGCCAAGTCTTCAATTATGTGAGGGACAACGAGCCTCTCTTCACCATGTGCTTCGTCCCCCTGGTGTGCTGGGTGGTGTGTACCTGCCTCCAGCAGCAGCTGGAGGGTGGGGGGCTGTTGAAACAGACATCCAGGACCACCACTGCGGTGTACATGCTCTACCTGCTCAGTCTGATGCAACCCAAGCTCAGGACCGCACGCCTCCAGCCCCCACCCAACCAGAGAGGGTTGTGCTCCTTGGCGGCAGATGGGCTCTGGAACCAGAAAATCCTATTTGAGGAGCAGGACCTTCGGAAGCATGGCCTAGATGGGGCGGATGTCTCTGCCTTCCTCAACATGAACATCTTCCAGAAGGACATTAACTGTGAGAGGTACTACAGCTTCATCCACTTGAGTTTCCAGGAATTCTTTGCAGCTATGTACTATATCCTGGATGACGGGGAGCGTGGGGCAGGCCCAGACCAGGACGTGATCAGGCTGTTGACCGAGTATGGGTTTTCTGAAAGGAGCTTCCTGGCACTCACCATCCGCTTCCTGTTTGGACTCCTGAACGAGGAGACCAGGAGCTATCTGGAGAACAGTCTATGCTGGAAGGTATCACCGCACATCAAGAGGGAACTGTTGCAGTGGATCCGAAGCAAAGCTCAGAGCGACGGCTCCACCCTGCAGCAGGGCTCCTTGGAGTTCTTCAGCTGCTTGTACGAGATCCAGGAGGAGGAGTTTATCCAGCAGGCCCTGAGCCACTTCCAGGTAATCGTGGTCAGCAACATCGCCTCCAAGATGGAGCACATGGTCTGCTCCTTCTGTGTGAAGAACTGCAGGAGCGCCCAGGTGCTGCACTTGTATGGCGCCACCTACAGCGCTGACGGGGAAGACCGCGCGAGGTGCTCTGCAGGAGCACACACGCTGCTGGTGCAGCT ACCAGAGAGGACCATTCTGCTGGACGCCTACAGTGAACATCTGGCAGCGGCCCTATGCACCAATCCAAACCTGGTAGAGCTGTCTCTGTACCGGAATGCCCTGGGCAGCCGGGGGGTGAAGCTTCTCTGTCAAGGACTCAGACACCCCAGCTGCAAACTTCAGAACCTGAG GCTGAAGAGGTGCCGCATCTCCAGCTCAGCCTGTGAGGACCTCTCTGCAGCTCTCATAGCCAATAAGAATTTAACAAGGATGGATCTCAGTGGCAATGGTGTTGGATTCCCAGGCATGATGCTGCTTTGTGAGGGCCTGCGGCATCCCCAGTGCAGGCTGCAGATGATTCA GTTGAGGAAGTGTCAGCTGGAGTCCGGGGCTTGTCAAGAGTTGGCTTCTGTGCTCAGCACCAACCCACATCTGGTTGAGTTGGACCTGACAGGAAATGCACTGGAGGATTTGGGCCTGAGGTTACTGTGCCAGGGACTGAGGCACCCAGTCTGCAGACTACGGACTTTGTG GCTGAAGATCTGCCACCTCACTGCTGCCGCCTGTGAAGAGCTGGCCTCAACTCTCAGTGTGAACCACAGCCTGAGAGAGCTGGACCTGAGCCTGAATGAGCTGGGGGACCCCGGGGTGCTGCTGCTGTGTGAGAGCCTCAGGCATCCCACGTGCAAGCTCCAGACCCTCCG GTTGTGCATCTGCCGGCTGGGCTCTGCCGCCTGTGAGGGTCTTTCTGCGGTGCTCCAGGTCAACCACCACCTTCGGGAGCTGGACTTGAGTTTCAACGACCTGGGAGACTGGGGCCTGTGGTTGCTGGCTGAGGGGCTGCAACATCCCACCTGCAGACTCCAGAAACTGTG GCTGGATAGCTGTGGCCTCACGGCCAAGGCTTGTAAGAATCTTTACTTCACCCTGGGGATCAACCAGACCTTGACCGAGCTTTATCTGACCAACAACGCCCTAGGGGACACAGGTGTCCGACTGCTTTGCAAGCGGCTGAACCATCCTGGCTGCAAGCTCCGAGTTCTCTG GTTATTTGGGATGGACCTGAATAAAATGACCCACAGTAGGTTGGCAGCGCTTCGAGTCACAAAACCTTATTTGGACATTGGCTGCTGA